One genomic window of Gracilinema caldarium DSM 7334 includes the following:
- a CDS encoding glycoside hydrolase family 3 protein codes for MILLSCTGPSRSESPVPANAPYKKTALAVEKRVEDLLSRMTLEEKLGQMTQIEKGSLRSGDISRYKLGSVLSGGGGALTQNTIVAWNAMIAQYQEEARATRLQIPLLYGIDAVHGHNNLQNTTMFPHNIGLGAAGDSDLVRRIGQAYIEGFQSAVLPVPLRPIATAKHFLGDGEPRWGSSKTDTYKIDQGDTQADATYLQDVLFPPYQQAIKAGVRTIMVSFSSLNGIKMHAHRELITDLLKKTWGFTGFVVSDWGGIDQVDPDYSKQHGSPARKAQESLMCLPVKFPARGGCPVTGYPQ; via the coding sequence ATGATACTTCTGTCTTGCACCGGTCCGTCCCGTTCAGAGAGCCCTGTCCCTGCCAATGCTCCCTATAAAAAGACTGCACTGGCTGTAGAAAAAAGAGTAGAAGATCTGCTTTCCCGAATGACCCTGGAAGAAAAATTGGGGCAGATGACCCAGATAGAGAAGGGGAGTCTGAGATCTGGTGATATCAGCCGTTATAAGTTAGGCAGTGTATTAAGCGGCGGAGGTGGTGCTCTCACGCAAAATACGATAGTAGCCTGGAATGCCATGATTGCCCAGTACCAGGAAGAAGCCAGGGCTACCCGTCTGCAAATCCCGCTTCTTTATGGGATTGATGCAGTTCATGGGCACAATAATCTTCAGAATACCACCATGTTTCCCCATAACATCGGTTTAGGTGCAGCTGGGGATAGTGATCTGGTGCGCCGTATTGGCCAGGCATATATCGAAGGGTTCCAGTCCGCAGTCTTACCGGTTCCCCTGCGCCCCATCGCAACGGCAAAACACTTCCTGGGTGATGGAGAGCCCCGATGGGGTTCATCAAAAACGGATACCTACAAAATTGATCAGGGAGATACCCAGGCTGATGCAACATACCTTCAGGATGTGTTGTTTCCTCCCTATCAGCAAGCAATTAAAGCTGGGGTCCGTACCATCATGGTTTCCTTTTCCAGCCTCAACGGTATTAAGATGCATGCCCACCGGGAGCTGATTACAGATCTTCTCAAGAAAACCTGGGGCTTTACCGGCTTTGTGGTGTCCGACTGGGGTGGTATAGATCAGGTAGATCCGGATTATTCCAAGCAGCATGGATCCCCGGCACGGAAGGCGCAGGAGTCGCTGATGTGCTTACCGGTAAAGTTCCCAGCACGGGGCGGCTGCCCTGTGACTGGCTATCCTCAGTAG
- a CDS encoding Fur family transcriptional regulator codes for MMTRFKRSRQRERILSLLHSTKSHPTAAWIYESLKPEMPDLSLGTVYRNLKILEIQGKLQVLHSGSGFDRFDGDTKPHYHLICTQCGAVEDVDLPVQAELEQKAKDLLGQRISGHRLDFFGLCDHCFRKSLDKV; via the coding sequence ATGATGACCAGATTTAAACGGTCCCGCCAACGGGAACGGATTTTATCACTCCTTCATAGTACGAAAAGTCATCCCACTGCGGCTTGGATTTATGAATCCTTAAAACCAGAAATGCCTGATTTAAGCCTCGGCACTGTGTACAGGAACCTGAAGATCCTTGAAATTCAAGGAAAATTGCAGGTGCTCCATTCAGGTAGCGGCTTTGACCGGTTCGATGGAGATACCAAGCCTCATTATCATCTGATCTGTACCCAATGCGGTGCAGTGGAAGATGTGGATTTACCGGTCCAGGCCGAACTTGAACAGAAAGCTAAGGACTTACTGGGTCAGCGCATTAGCGGCCATAGGTTGGATTTCTTTGGCCTTTGTGATCACTGTTTCCGCAAATCACTGGACAAAGTTTAG
- a CDS encoding LacI family DNA-binding transcriptional regulator: MRPTIKRIAELAGVSKTAVSFAFNDPSKIARSTYERIMEIAEREGYVPDPIARTMTSKRVGAIGVLLPQAIQDTFRNPYVSEVLRGIGTVCHQEDLFLTILPPIKGFLSQAVRNAVVDGFISLGVETAPEIAALIRQRNVPFVTIDGDADSGITNVGIDDTVAAETIMNYVLSLGHREIIILSLKSEGPGTAEEHSSRTVDRRLAGFERALQNHGLSLHSPNIRVVPVEVTMESAEEALLPLMSYKIPTAIVSMSDSAALGAYVACKRLGIAIPAEITITGMDDIPFASIINPAMTTIRQPGQRKGSYAARAVLDMMQGRVVASVILPTELVIRESSSTPRSVPLAVKAVTLGNKP; the protein is encoded by the coding sequence ATGCGTCCTACGATAAAACGAATTGCGGAACTAGCTGGAGTTTCAAAAACCGCCGTATCCTTTGCTTTTAATGACCCTTCTAAAATTGCCCGATCTACCTATGAACGGATCATGGAGATTGCAGAACGGGAAGGCTATGTTCCTGATCCAATTGCCCGTACTATGACCAGCAAACGGGTTGGTGCTATCGGTGTACTGCTTCCCCAGGCTATCCAGGATACATTTCGAAATCCCTATGTCTCAGAGGTGCTCCGGGGAATCGGCACGGTTTGCCATCAAGAAGATCTTTTTCTTACCATATTGCCACCCATCAAAGGATTCCTTTCTCAGGCAGTTCGGAATGCGGTGGTGGATGGTTTCATTTCCCTTGGAGTTGAAACTGCACCGGAGATCGCCGCTCTGATCCGCCAACGTAATGTGCCCTTTGTAACTATAGATGGAGACGCCGATTCAGGCATTACCAATGTAGGTATTGATGATACGGTCGCAGCTGAAACAATTATGAACTATGTACTCTCACTTGGGCATCGTGAAATTATTATTCTTTCTCTAAAGAGTGAGGGGCCTGGTACTGCGGAAGAACATTCCTCACGAACAGTAGACCGTCGGCTTGCCGGTTTCGAACGAGCATTACAGAATCATGGTCTCTCATTGCATAGCCCGAATATACGTGTTGTTCCGGTAGAAGTAACGATGGAATCAGCAGAAGAAGCACTCCTTCCCCTTATGAGCTATAAGATTCCTACCGCTATTGTCAGCATGAGCGACTCTGCTGCTTTAGGCGCCTATGTAGCTTGCAAACGGTTAGGAATTGCTATTCCAGCAGAAATCACCATAACTGGTATGGATGATATTCCTTTTGCTTCTATAATAAATCCCGCAATGACTACGATTCGTCAACCAGGACAAAGAAAGGGATCCTATGCAGCTCGAGCCGTATTGGATATGATGCAAGGGCGGGTTGTGGCTTCTGTGATTTTGCCAACTGAACTTGTGATTCGGGAGTCCAGTAGTACTCCTCGATCGGTCCCCTTGGCTGTGAAAGCTGTAACCCTGGGGAATAAACCATAG
- a CDS encoding sensor histidine kinase, producing MTKHKSLFQLLFPPVLALILLSQMGLAFVISWAVRIYALKETRQELSDTLQLLENILRLQPTLMNDQALKALFSNQRYRITIIAPDGTVVAESKADRESLDNHYNRPEVLQARITGEGTSVRFSQSVNMEMVYLARAIRTSENAELYLRGAMPLLILQDFFKSFYIQLGISIIIISSIGLIFVVMVVNRIRQPISSLVDTAQAYGRGNLQKRTLVTIPQELAILSETLTSMAIQLQHQIDESLGKQKELEAILSGMTEGVIFLNQSFVITQLNKSAQRIFSLPDRDYCLGKSLLQIVRSTELRDLAERVFRTGTKEETIIQPLTTPSQTLQVYGAPVPDQQGCILVLHDISRLMKLEQVRRDFVANVSHELKTPITAIKGYIEALQDGALEEQERARRFLEIASAHTNRLELIVEDLLSLARLEAQEGQNLEKQPANLFELLDQTRQACQYLAEEKQIQVLLEGPQDLICPVNSAILEQAFINLLDNALKYSEPGTEVRIKLSQEGEFARVDVIDQGRGIPARDLDRIFERFYRVDKGRSRAAGGTGLGLSIVKHVVSLHNGQVQVESREGVGSTFTVLLPL from the coding sequence ATGACGAAACATAAAAGTCTGTTTCAGTTACTCTTTCCTCCTGTACTGGCATTGATCCTCTTGAGTCAGATGGGGCTGGCTTTTGTTATTTCCTGGGCAGTACGAATCTATGCCCTTAAAGAAACCAGACAGGAATTATCGGATACCCTGCAGTTATTGGAAAATATACTCCGTCTACAGCCCACATTGATGAATGACCAGGCCCTTAAAGCTCTTTTTTCAAATCAGCGATACCGTATTACCATCATAGCTCCCGATGGAACTGTTGTGGCCGAATCAAAGGCAGACCGGGAATCCCTGGATAACCACTATAATCGGCCTGAAGTTTTACAAGCCCGCATAACAGGAGAAGGGACCTCAGTACGCTTTTCTCAATCTGTAAATATGGAAATGGTCTACCTGGCCCGGGCAATCAGGACTTCTGAGAATGCAGAGCTGTACCTGCGCGGTGCCATGCCCCTCCTTATTTTGCAAGATTTTTTTAAAAGTTTTTATATTCAACTCGGCATCAGTATTATTATTATAAGCAGTATTGGGCTTATTTTTGTTGTGATGGTGGTAAACCGTATTCGCCAACCCATTAGTAGTTTAGTTGATACAGCCCAAGCCTATGGCCGGGGGAATCTGCAAAAAAGAACTCTGGTAACAATCCCACAGGAACTGGCCATACTAAGCGAAACCTTAACGAGTATGGCTATCCAATTACAGCATCAGATTGATGAAAGTCTAGGCAAACAGAAAGAATTGGAAGCAATTCTTTCTGGCATGACCGAGGGGGTCATATTTCTCAACCAGAGTTTCGTAATAACACAATTAAATAAAAGCGCCCAGAGAATCTTTAGCCTTCCAGACAGGGATTATTGCCTTGGGAAATCCCTTCTCCAGATTGTCCGAAGTACAGAACTACGGGACCTGGCAGAACGGGTATTCCGAACAGGGACCAAAGAAGAAACCATTATTCAACCACTCACAACCCCATCACAAACCTTACAAGTCTATGGGGCTCCTGTCCCAGACCAGCAGGGCTGTATCCTGGTGTTGCACGATATAAGCCGTCTCATGAAGCTCGAACAGGTTCGACGGGACTTTGTGGCTAACGTTTCTCATGAATTAAAAACGCCCATTACCGCGATAAAGGGCTATATCGAAGCCCTGCAAGACGGTGCTTTGGAAGAACAGGAACGGGCCCGCCGATTTTTAGAGATTGCATCGGCCCATACCAACCGTCTTGAACTGATTGTTGAGGACCTCCTCTCTTTAGCCCGTCTGGAAGCACAGGAAGGGCAAAATCTGGAAAAACAACCGGCAAACCTCTTTGAACTTTTAGACCAGACTCGACAGGCCTGCCAATATTTAGCGGAAGAAAAACAGATTCAGGTGCTACTGGAAGGTCCACAGGATCTGATCTGCCCGGTAAATAGCGCCATCTTAGAACAGGCATTCATCAACCTGTTGGATAATGCATTAAAATATTCCGAACCCGGCACCGAGGTACGGATAAAATTGTCCCAGGAGGGCGAGTTTGCCCGAGTTGATGTAATTGACCAGGGCCGGGGTATACCTGCCCGGGATTTGGACCGGATTTTTGAGCGGTTCTATCGGGTGGATAAGGGACGCAGCCGGGCTGCTGGAGGGACGGGTCTTGGGCTTTCTATTGTAAAACACGTGGTCTCCCTCCATAACGGACAGGTTCAGGTAGAAAGCCGGGAAGGGGTTGGCTCCACCTTTACAGTGCTGCTCCCCCTCTAG
- a CDS encoding response regulator, with the protein MAKATIMVVEDDQDIRELISYNLGKEGYTVVSAESGEQAVKLIETANPDLIVLDIMLPGIDGIEVLRSLKQGKRHNTIPVIMATAKSEDSDIITGLELGADDYIAKPFSPKVLIARIRSLLRRTQSRANETRALDELVHIGPLTLDAGRHEVTLEGKQIELSATEFAILEFMMRNPGWVFSRNQIIDAVRGKDYPVTERSVDVQILGLRKKLGSAGNMIETVRGVGYRFQDMAESR; encoded by the coding sequence GTGGCAAAGGCAACTATCATGGTCGTGGAAGACGATCAGGATATCCGGGAACTTATCAGTTATAATCTGGGCAAAGAGGGATACACAGTAGTATCGGCCGAATCAGGGGAACAGGCTGTAAAACTCATCGAAACAGCAAATCCAGACCTGATTGTCCTGGACATCATGCTTCCTGGTATAGATGGTATTGAGGTACTGAGAAGTCTCAAGCAGGGGAAACGCCATAACACCATACCGGTCATAATGGCTACTGCAAAGAGTGAAGATTCAGATATTATTACCGGGCTTGAACTGGGAGCAGACGACTATATTGCCAAGCCTTTTAGTCCAAAAGTCCTTATAGCCCGCATTCGCTCCCTTCTTCGTAGAACCCAGTCTCGAGCAAACGAAACGAGGGCTTTAGATGAACTGGTCCATATTGGCCCCCTCACTTTGGATGCGGGCCGGCATGAGGTTACACTGGAGGGAAAACAGATAGAACTTTCAGCCACCGAATTCGCAATTCTTGAATTTATGATGCGAAACCCAGGTTGGGTGTTCTCCCGGAATCAGATTATCGATGCAGTAAGGGGGAAGGACTATCCAGTTACAGAGCGATCGGTAGATGTACAGATTTTAGGACTGAGAAAAAAACTAGGTTCTGCAGGAAATATGATAGAAACCGTGAGGGGTGTGGGTTACCGGTTCCAGGATATGGCTGAGTCCCGATGA
- a CDS encoding ABC transporter permease: MNVLLQMLPSILMIVSPILIAAVGGLISERSGVANIALEGLMGIGAFMAATTHVLLEQSFPYSIPLALVLATLAGALFSVIHAFASITLRADQIVSGTGINLLSTGITVFLCQIIFKQERTEPFRLGMLPGWGGIYPTAWIALVVLIVAWYMLYKRPFGLRLRACGEHPQAAASAGINVERTRYVAVILSGALAGLAGACLVLTQTIQYTVYTINGAGFIALAAVSFGRWLPKGVLGSSLLFGTSVALAIYMVNIPSLRFLPSEFFSVMPYLITLITLVIFSGKEYAPRAVGQPYDKGRS; this comes from the coding sequence ATGAATGTACTACTGCAAATGCTTCCATCCATATTGATGATTGTCTCCCCCATCCTTATCGCGGCGGTGGGCGGGCTTATCAGTGAACGGTCAGGGGTGGCAAACATTGCCCTGGAGGGCCTGATGGGCATCGGAGCCTTTATGGCCGCCACCACCCATGTACTGTTAGAGCAGTCCTTCCCCTATTCCATACCGTTGGCCCTGGTACTTGCCACCCTGGCAGGAGCCCTCTTTTCGGTCATCCATGCCTTTGCATCGATTACCCTGCGGGCGGACCAGATTGTATCCGGCACGGGTATAAATCTCCTTTCTACGGGGATCACGGTGTTCCTTTGCCAGATTATTTTTAAGCAGGAACGGACCGAACCCTTCCGGCTGGGCATGCTGCCCGGCTGGGGCGGCATTTACCCCACCGCCTGGATTGCCCTGGTGGTACTGATTGTAGCCTGGTATATGCTCTATAAGCGACCCTTCGGGCTCAGGCTCCGCGCCTGCGGTGAACATCCCCAGGCGGCGGCCTCGGCGGGCATTAATGTAGAACGGACCCGTTATGTCGCGGTTATCCTTTCCGGGGCCCTGGCGGGCCTTGCGGGGGCCTGTCTTGTGCTCACCCAAACCATTCAGTATACGGTCTACACCATTAACGGCGCAGGTTTTATTGCCCTGGCCGCCGTTTCCTTTGGCCGTTGGCTGCCCAAAGGCGTTTTGGGGTCATCCCTTCTCTTTGGAACATCGGTCGCCCTGGCAATCTACATGGTAAATATACCCTCTCTGCGCTTCCTGCCCAGCGAGTTTTTCAGTGTCATGCCCTACCTGATTACCCTCATAACCCTGGTAATCTTTAGCGGCAAGGAATATGCGCCCCGTGCGGTGGGCCAGCCCTATGACAAGGGCCGCAGTTAA
- the deoD gene encoding purine-nucleoside phosphorylase has product MAQHEMNHHPHDLYHQDRGTPHNSALPGQIASTVLMPGDPLRAKYVADTYLSDVVQFNQVRGMLGFTGTYKGKRISIMGSGMGGPSMGIYSYELFSHYGVERIIRIGTCGGLTADVEVGDLVFAQSASTDSNYAAQYNLGGTFAPCADYGLLETAVAAARRRNIPFWVGNILSSDIFSLYNAQGEEGWKKWARMGCAATDMECYALYCNAAYLHKKALTILTCSDSNVSHREMSSEERQTSLHNMFQVALEFAE; this is encoded by the coding sequence ATGGCACAGCACGAAATGAACCATCATCCCCATGATCTGTATCACCAGGACCGGGGAACACCCCATAACAGTGCCCTGCCAGGGCAGATCGCTTCCACGGTTCTTATGCCGGGGGATCCCCTGCGGGCAAAATATGTGGCCGATACTTACCTCTCCGATGTGGTGCAGTTTAACCAGGTCCGGGGCATGCTGGGCTTTACCGGTACCTATAAGGGAAAACGAATTTCGATCATGGGGTCTGGTATGGGAGGCCCCTCTATGGGGATCTACTCCTATGAACTCTTTTCTCACTATGGTGTGGAACGAATCATCCGTATTGGGACCTGCGGCGGCCTTACGGCGGATGTGGAAGTGGGGGACCTGGTATTTGCCCAGTCGGCCTCTACCGATTCAAATTACGCTGCCCAATATAATCTGGGCGGCACCTTTGCCCCCTGTGCAGATTACGGACTCCTAGAGACGGCGGTGGCCGCCGCCCGCCGCCGCAATATCCCTTTCTGGGTTGGGAATATTCTCTCTTCAGATATTTTTTCCCTCTACAATGCCCAGGGAGAAGAAGGCTGGAAGAAGTGGGCCCGGATGGGCTGTGCCGCCACCGATATGGAATGTTATGCCCTTTATTGTAACGCCGCCTATCTTCATAAAAAAGCTCTGACCATACTTACCTGTTCAGATTCCAATGTAAGCCACCGGGAAATGTCCAGTGAGGAGCGGCAGACCAGCCTGCATAACATGTTTCAAGTTGCCCTGGAGTTTGCAGAATGA
- the phoU gene encoding phosphate signaling complex protein PhoU: MNIRAHFEEEKRLVREDILSMGVRVEEDLRKAIVAFKNKDMQLAKAVRDDDEIINHLQEAIEDRCARIIATQQPVAQDMRWLITSIKIADQLERIGDHAVHLAKAAIKLEKEPYIKPLDYLERMASNGANMIQGAVSALMALDAEKARSVATMDDAIDRDHKALVQDILDYVQKNPDKAPQGTKIIQTSGFLERLGDHVTNICEMIVYCVEGRRVELNE, translated from the coding sequence ATGAATATTAGGGCCCATTTTGAAGAAGAAAAGCGTTTGGTCAGAGAGGACATCCTTTCGATGGGAGTCCGGGTAGAAGAGGACCTACGCAAAGCCATAGTAGCATTTAAAAATAAGGACATGCAACTGGCAAAGGCTGTGCGGGATGATGATGAGATTATCAATCATCTGCAGGAAGCTATCGAAGACCGCTGTGCCCGTATCATCGCAACCCAACAGCCGGTGGCTCAGGATATGCGCTGGCTCATTACTTCTATAAAGATTGCAGACCAGTTGGAACGGATTGGAGACCATGCGGTGCACCTGGCTAAGGCGGCTATCAAACTGGAAAAGGAGCCCTACATCAAACCCTTGGATTACCTTGAACGGATGGCAAGCAATGGGGCAAACATGATTCAGGGGGCTGTCAGCGCTCTTATGGCTTTGGATGCGGAAAAGGCCCGGTCTGTGGCGACCATGGATGATGCGATCGATCGGGATCATAAAGCTCTGGTTCAGGATATTCTGGATTATGTACAAAAAAATCCTGATAAGGCACCACAGGGCACAAAGATTATCCAGACATCAGGGTTCCTTGAACGGCTGGGAGACCATGTAACCAATATCTGCGAAATGATTGTCTATTGTGTAGAAGGCCGCCGGGTAGAGTTAAACGAATAA
- a CDS encoding nitroreductase family protein, with product MMQVDHKAHVILSAMERRYACKRFNPTQKIAAQDLDLILEAGRLAPSSFGLEHWHFFVSREQAMLNCFYEACFSQENIRTCAALITIAVRTAPAYHPESDFVRSRAERFPGGYPVFIEEYRSYWEFLTQSGAVEAWARSQGYIAAANMMTMAASLGIDSCAIEGYKEEAVLAILDLPRRDWRISLLLPLGYRDEPIREKIRMPKESIITGYQ from the coding sequence ATGATGCAGGTGGACCACAAGGCTCACGTCATACTCAGTGCGATGGAACGCCGCTATGCCTGTAAACGCTTTAATCCCACACAAAAGATCGCAGCCCAGGATTTGGATCTGATTCTTGAGGCAGGACGTCTAGCCCCATCCTCTTTTGGACTTGAGCACTGGCATTTTTTTGTTTCCCGGGAACAGGCTATGCTTAACTGCTTTTATGAAGCCTGTTTTTCCCAGGAAAATATTCGTACCTGTGCTGCCCTTATTACCATAGCAGTCAGAACTGCACCAGCGTACCACCCTGAATCAGACTTTGTCCGGTCCCGGGCAGAACGTTTCCCTGGAGGATATCCGGTATTTATTGAAGAATATCGGAGCTATTGGGAATTTCTTACTCAGAGCGGCGCCGTAGAAGCCTGGGCACGGTCTCAGGGATATATTGCAGCGGCTAATATGATGACCATGGCCGCCAGTCTTGGGATTGACTCCTGTGCTATAGAGGGCTATAAAGAAGAGGCGGTTCTTGCTATTCTGGATCTCCCGAGAAGAGATTGGCGAATATCTCTGCTACTTCCCCTTGGCTATCGAGATGAGCCAATACGGGAAAAAATCCGTATGCCAAAAGAATCCATTATAACGGGGTACCAATGA
- a CDS encoding UTP--glucose-1-phosphate uridylyltransferase has protein sequence MNKTHSIHPELMADMVRQGADVERTLKILSLLDTAVDANTEGSAASSSVTLPLEGDPRIMDLQNLTILRVPRRDLEEFFSRFHLPVRLLEQIETHRNEYQLTRKLLYKIGIFLYPYTAYGVLNGGSATTYGDSKKNQALSPSAYELLREDFFSQAEQCKNNPKGITSAYFEADGTAGPSFLLLKMRSLLIHALEYRLLSGDYSKPILPFFQMTSDSTDEKLYEAYEQYREAPLLAELIQETHVDPTKALSAKQGLIGALTHSSEGLPRRIFDRAYGIPNRGLALPGGHGENFRILAPIYRQLHEQGIRFVYLGNVDNSGYTIDPIELAYFALKHHCEGSEAAFEFAWRTPVDVKGGILVQDATGNFTVGEIGQRISSDQVQTEETKGAHVLFNCATGLFSLDYLLDNLDSIPDKLPIRVSDQDKEAGKYAQAEQTTWEILGLMKKPQIMAVKKNKRFIAAKMLLETFLASPRGIILDQADNVDAPIKETSRLLRSGLQKLLVEEYGFKQEYGHYKPRGLAELRDFIQF, from the coding sequence ATGAACAAAACCCATTCTATACATCCGGAATTGATGGCAGACATGGTGCGTCAGGGAGCCGATGTTGAACGAACTCTTAAAATACTTTCCCTTTTGGACACGGCAGTAGATGCAAACACTGAAGGCTCTGCAGCATCTTCTTCGGTTACCCTTCCTCTGGAAGGGGACCCCAGAATTATGGATTTACAGAACCTTACAATACTCCGGGTACCTCGGAGGGATTTAGAGGAATTTTTTAGCCGATTTCATCTCCCTGTGCGGTTACTTGAACAGATAGAGACCCACAGGAACGAATACCAGCTTACCAGAAAACTCCTGTACAAAATCGGAATCTTCCTATACCCCTATACGGCCTACGGGGTTTTGAATGGGGGATCAGCCACTACCTATGGGGACAGTAAAAAGAACCAAGCCCTCTCACCCTCAGCATATGAGCTCCTTCGAGAGGATTTTTTTAGCCAGGCAGAACAGTGTAAAAATAATCCCAAGGGCATCACCAGCGCCTATTTCGAAGCCGATGGAACCGCAGGCCCTTCCTTTCTGCTCCTCAAAATGAGGTCCCTTCTTATCCATGCCCTGGAATATCGGCTTCTCTCCGGGGATTATTCAAAACCGATCCTGCCCTTTTTTCAGATGACCAGCGACAGTACCGATGAAAAACTCTACGAAGCCTATGAACAATACCGTGAGGCCCCCCTCCTTGCAGAGCTCATTCAAGAAACCCATGTGGATCCCACCAAAGCCTTAAGTGCAAAACAAGGTCTCATCGGGGCTCTTACCCATTCAAGTGAAGGACTGCCTCGGCGCATCTTTGACAGGGCCTATGGCATACCGAATCGGGGGCTTGCTCTTCCAGGGGGACATGGAGAGAATTTTCGGATCCTAGCACCAATTTATCGTCAGCTTCATGAACAGGGCATCCGCTTTGTGTATCTCGGCAATGTGGATAACTCAGGATATACCATTGATCCCATAGAACTTGCCTATTTTGCCCTGAAACACCACTGTGAAGGCTCGGAAGCAGCCTTTGAGTTTGCCTGGCGAACCCCAGTTGATGTAAAAGGAGGTATCCTAGTACAGGACGCCACAGGGAACTTTACCGTAGGTGAAATCGGCCAACGGATCAGTAGTGACCAGGTTCAGACAGAGGAAACTAAGGGAGCCCATGTTCTTTTTAACTGTGCCACAGGACTCTTCAGTCTCGATTATCTTCTTGACAATCTCGATTCTATTCCGGATAAGCTTCCCATACGAGTTTCCGACCAGGACAAGGAAGCTGGGAAATATGCCCAGGCAGAACAAACCACCTGGGAAATATTAGGTCTTATGAAAAAACCCCAGATAATGGCGGTAAAGAAAAACAAACGTTTTATTGCGGCCAAAATGCTCCTGGAAACCTTTCTCGCGAGCCCCCGGGGCATTATTCTTGACCAGGCAGACAACGTGGATGCACCAATTAAAGAAACGAGCAGGCTTTTGCGGAGCGGACTTCAGAAACTTTTAGTTGAAGAATACGGTTTTAAACAAGAGTATGGGCACTACAAGCCCCGGGGGCTCGCAGAGCTACGAGATTTTATTCAGTTTTAA